One window of Quercus robur chromosome 12, dhQueRobu3.1, whole genome shotgun sequence genomic DNA carries:
- the LOC126708087 gene encoding uncharacterized protein LOC126708087, with amino-acid sequence MAMRWFDSLKPNSINSFKQLTQAFGSRFITSSRVPRPLDSLLSLFVREGETLKAYSNRYWEMYNEIEGNYDDVAISTFKRGLPIEHGLRKSLTGKPVTSVRQLIDRIDKYKKVEEDQQTGKGKAKVVPQERKDFRSDCFNNNNRPRRDYTKQPGSTGAQAVHVVFREPLHKILEKVKNEPFFQ; translated from the coding sequence atggcgatgagatggtttgatagCCTCAAGCCAAACTCCATAAATTCTTTTAAACAGCTAACACAAGCTTTCGGTTCTCGCTTCATAACGAgcagcagggttcctcggcccCTAGACTCCCTCCTGTCCTTGTTTGTGCGAGAAGGAGAGACCCTGAAGGCGTACTCGAACAGGTATTGGGAAATGTATAACGAGATAGAGGGAAattacgatgacgtcgccatcagcaCATTCAAGAGAGGCCTGCCGATAGAGCACGGTTTAAGGAAATCCCTAACTGGGAAACCGGTCACCAGCGTGCGCCAACTCATAGACCGAATCGACAAGTACAAGAAAGTCGAAGAGGACCAACAGACTGGAAAGGGcaaagcgaaggttgtccctcaggagaggaagGACTTCAGGTCAGATTGCTTTAACAACAATAACCGGCCGAGAAGGGATTACACGAAGCAGCCTGGATCCACCGGGGCACAGGCAGTCCATGTTGTGTTCCGAGAACCACTACATAAGATCCTAGAGAAAGTGAAGAACGAACCATTCTTTCAATGA
- the LOC126708088 gene encoding uncharacterized protein LOC126708088: MAGNPAKRNQNLYCEYHQEPGHTIDDCGNLKNHLDRLVREGKLRHLLHHLGGRQEQTSVDSRQSTLRPPIGTINVILATPGRIGSHPFRVMSVARLPVEADDGESKRAKGMASPIIGFLDEDKVGTIQPHDDALVVTLRIEGYDVKRVLVDQGSAMEVMYPDLYKGLKLRPEDLTAYDSPLVSFKGKTVTLKGLIRLPIQTGSDIVEVDFIVVDTYSPYTAIVARPWLHALGAVTSTLHQKVKYPSEGRVKEVIGDQVVAWGPADKASCKDLEKVLVGSNPERFFQVGSELSPQEKEKLVDFLRKNVDVFAWDAYEAPGVDPNFICHHLNVSSAVTPKKQPPRRPLKEHADAVREEMMKLKKARAIKEVFYPEWLANTIVVKKKSWKWRVCVDFTYLNKACPKDPFPMPQIERLVDLTMGHLRMSFLDAFQGYHQIPLTADNQEKTTFVTPVGNYHYKVMPFGLKNSGSTYQRMMTRMFELQMGKSIEVYIDDMVVKSKLVSNHVRDLGDVFEILRKYRLHLNASKCSFRVRSGKFLGYMVIHRGIEVNPGQIRAIHSRQPARNPKEVQKLTGMIVALNRFISCSADRCRPFFLLLNKWKGFE; the protein is encoded by the exons ATGGCAGGCAACCCCGCGAAACGTAACCAAAACCTGTATTGCGAATATCACCAAGAGCCGGGCCACACCATCGATGACTGCGGGAATCTGAAAAACCACTTGGACCGGCTGGTCCGAGAGGGAAAGCTAAGACACCTCTTGCATCATCTTGGTGGACGGCAAGAGCAGACGAGCGTCGATTCAAGGCAAAGTACATTGAGACCGCCCAttggcacgataaatgtcattcttgccacTCCAGGAAGAATCGGCTCCCATCCTTTTAGAGTGATGTCGGTGGCCCGACTTCCTGTTGAAGCTGACGACGGGGAGTCTAAGAGGGCTAAAGGGATGGCCTCACCCATAATTGGATTCTTGGATGAGGATAAGGTTGGAACCATCCAGCCCCACGACGATGCTCTAGTCGTCACACTCAGGATTGAGGGatatgacgtgaagagggtaCTAGTCGATCAGGGCAGTGCCATGGAAGTAATGTACCCCGActtgtacaaggggctgaaACTGAGACCAGAAGACCTGACAGCATACGACTCCCCTTTGGTGAGTTTCAAAGGAAAGACTGTCACTCTGAAAGGCCTGATTAGGTTGCCTATACAGACAGGCTCGGACatagtggaggtggacttcatagtGGTAGACACATACTCGCCCTACACCGCCATTGTAGCCAGACCGTGGCTTCACGCCCTAGGAGCTGTAACATCAACCTTACACCAAAAGGTGAAGTACCCGTCGGAGGGTCGGGTCAAAGAAGTGATAGGGGACCAAGTCGTAGCCTG GGGACCCGCCGACAAGGCGAGTTGTAAGGATCTGGAAAAAGTTCTTGTGGGCTCTAATCCGGAAAgattttttcaggtcggctcagAACTGTCGCCCCAAGAGAAGGAAAAGTTGGTTGACTTTCTCAGAAAGAACGtggacgtgtttgcatgggacgcctacgaggCTCCGGGGGTCGATCCAAATTTCATTTGCCACCACCTTAATGTTAGCTCGGCCGTGACACCTAAGAAGCAACCTCCTCGGCGACCATTGAAAGAGCATGCGGATGCGGTGAGAGAGGAGATGATGAAATTGAAGAAAGCaagggctatcaaagaggtatTTTACCCTGAGTGGCTGGCCAACACAAttgtggtgaagaagaagagttggAAGTGGCGggtctgtgtggacttcacatACCTGAACAAagcctgcccgaaggatcctttccctatGCCTCAGATAGAACGATTGGTGGATTTGACCATGGGACACCTTCGAATGAGCTTCTTGGACGCCTTTCAAGGCTACCATCAAATACCCCTAACTGCCGACAACCAAGAAAAAACGACTTTTGTCACCCCCGttggaaactaccactataaggtaatgccctttggcttgAAGAATTCCGGGTCGACctaccagaggatgatgaccaggatgtttgaactACAAATGGGCAAGAGCATCGAAGtctatatagacgacatggtggtgaagagcaaGTTAGTGTCCAACCACGTGAGAGACCTCGGCGATGTCTTTGAAATTCTGAGAAAGTACAGGCTGCATCTGAATGCGTCCAAGTGTTCATTCAGAGTGAGGTCAGGGAAATTCTTAGGTTACATGGTGATCCATAGAGGTATTGAAGTCAACCCCGGCCAAATTAGAGCTATCCATAGCCGGCAGCCTGCTCGGAACCCCAAAGAGGTCCAAAAACTCACCGGCATGATTGTCGCCTTAAACCGTTTTATCTCCTGCTCGGCGGACAGGTGCAGGCCTTTCTTCCTCttattaaacaagtggaaagggttcGAGTAG
- the LOC126709671 gene encoding uncharacterized protein LOC126709671, with protein sequence MGAEAEAEKQGTENEKPSPNSITVAQFLSWKRQKDADESARKAEVARKRAEDIAAGTVQMNGRELFLHEPWVFDDTRL encoded by the exons atggGAGCAGAAGCAGAAGCAGAGAAGCAAGGAACTGAGAATGAGAAGCCAAGCCCCAATTCCATCACGGTGGCCCAGTTCCTCTCTTGGAAGCGCCAGAAG GATGCTGATGAGTCAGCCAGAAAAGCTGAAGTGGCGAGGAAGCGTGCAGAGGATATTGCTGCAGGAACAGTCCAAATGAATGGCCGGGAGCTGTTTTTACATGAGCCTTGGGTGTTTGATGACACTCGTCTTTGA